One region of Collinsella aerofaciens ATCC 25986 genomic DNA includes:
- a CDS encoding Ig-like domain-containing protein yields MNRRHVNVAITAGLALTMTVGSVPPQAFAEMMQGDTTQVVAEQSDATGAAATSADTGQATSQDQSEDKIASFASLNELHVAEGSDATLTQTVTATYESGTTKQENVIWKLNGADAPATLAQLPAGSYEFEGTVDGTTQTVKQRVVVEAVTADPAVVDPAAVNAPDVTETSNESGITVESIDANPILEKYVGADYYGQIQSSSVKVKLSDGTETSAYVDWDEKSQTAFDTATEESEVPITGQITGVSVNNNWITLAEPYEVSGVLKVYVPRSTSNGSWVWTAASIAPALPSSISVNYSNGQSYTCPVEWNEISADQYQKEGTFVVEGHLKSYPSMLAQCTVAVRSVKSVQTELTCTTLTGEVPSLPYSASVVFDSGATEQIPVSWDSFDASLYSKVGSFTVKGKLNGFDYREVTCTVTVKDPKDVLDLNSLRFERVVGDISPLSTYVYFPFTQSNNTTYTQGYQVNWDNADVSQFQKAGTYTVTGTLVTYNESSAANGLKVTAQVEVKEVASIDALAPVNTPVGVRPTTGGGLPYSVEVAFTDGTKKQCNIAWDPILDTQVASEGSFKLSGSLSYWTNTSSSSSTQVELGDSNRVTATISVRALQMPSSTSTSTLIGCQPNMPGSIEATMWNGSRGNFPVQWSTISQDALKNLGQITVSGYFTGSNIPATATVNVCDLEDSNIGKIAYVPGAGLLAPRYTSTLYLSDGSSFYPQYSSGQPYSWDEFPQELLDGKPGEYEITGTITGSLAKVNAIAVCSEVKGVNNYSENGVTLGQSYEDWRVIYPGEEVNLDYFYVSGVLQDGTTFDSLGVNWDTYDRCPQKDCTITGTVAGTNIPVKVHVIVTKNWEAQPQTITVLKGSDGTAMLPGYVELISPDAAEHPDYSHKYAETKWNTKGFDWTQGGVVRGTATISFNAGYGMQTVDVPITATVKIASKATSVQGGTIWTVPGTKPMLPEYLEVRYDNDVSSEPQREKVTWDRVAEDAYAKDGSFKVKGKLQGGAEATITVDVCSVISVAVPERINTASGVFPELPWNVSVATSDGKTHNAQVQWDYVRPSVYTGEPGQVTTVSGTLFASGLDGYSDGTNTGLTVQTKIVIQGVEKAIDNGETAVTTKAGTAPAMPSKIAVEMSDGSVSTAAIDWDPIAPEKYERPGTFYVTGHVVGFDAAAVMALLDDDGQKVGVDENGNVTAKVTVADKKAKKVALQPEAVVVNTTVGSMLELPDAVSVYFSDGSARDTRGSLGGIEIEKWTDTDGIDLSKPLAKKGTYKLVGKLKDVDNVNAIVYVNVSEAPRTITKLEAKSFSVASGTSKQELYAQMPKQVVATYSDGSTDLLDIDVWDLSNVTDKLLNETGTVEITGTVKLNGAKVTCNVTVVDQEAQTPDYVEPIDVIEIADNAKVSDLMDKLPSKVTVVMKDGKTKKETPVKWSQVDSLGRAGTEFEVTGLTDNGMTVKAQVKVTAHIVDFDTVDEIEVERDTKAADALAKLPATVTAFYSDDTDSEAKVAWDTKGLSDKDFAKEGEVTVKGTVAGTDQKAECTIKVVKPLREIPDHLAGTVDAVTLDDGAKPEAVVAALPKTVKVAMKDGSEVDSKIDWTAPKDAVTIKNDGTSFVVTGKTSVGGFEVKATVNLVPVVESVADIKLSVARNTAADDIALPTQVTLNMSDGSTKAAAVTWDKTPLTADALGKLGDIALEGAVEGSSVKAKCTVMVVKSDAEIPASVEPVEGVSVPEGASADAVRDALKGVKATVRMKDGKTTAESEITWTEVPAAADTYGNSVVAKGVTVNGNLSVEVVVTSTTTINKVAEVPQITVERDAKADTVTGQLPKKVAVTYSDGHTDEAAVTWNTDGLDKQLAAVGEHTIEGSVEGTTLKAACKLVVETPASEIPVRPATFAPVEVFEASSADDVLKALPKKVSVMMKDGSQEDYDVDWENVPALDWGADDVTVGGKVRGTELTVSCMVRVKPRPAASGLVIVDQNGKATTAETMLKVERGKEIDLAAAARNAADGALLRGTVTWTSSDPTIATVENGKVKALKNGTVVITATMPVDGDAAAIATLAEDGATETPAPQQLTASVTVEVVEPAVVQKPTGGKDNGAKPDAKDPSGKKNGKKAAKGSLAETGDNTAVTVAALGGTGLLALIAAAIEKLRHRAE; encoded by the coding sequence ATGAACAGAAGGCATGTCAACGTGGCCATTACCGCGGGTTTGGCTCTGACGATGACGGTCGGCTCGGTGCCGCCGCAGGCGTTCGCCGAGATGATGCAGGGTGATACTACCCAAGTCGTTGCCGAGCAAAGCGATGCGACGGGTGCGGCTGCCACGTCTGCGGACACCGGTCAGGCAACCTCGCAAGACCAGAGTGAAGACAAGATCGCCTCTTTTGCCAGCCTGAACGAGCTACATGTTGCCGAGGGATCCGACGCCACGCTGACCCAAACTGTAACGGCAACCTACGAGAGCGGTACCACCAAGCAGGAAAACGTCATCTGGAAGCTGAACGGCGCCGATGCTCCGGCAACCTTGGCGCAGCTGCCTGCCGGCTCGTATGAGTTTGAGGGTACCGTCGACGGCACCACGCAGACGGTCAAGCAGCGCGTGGTTGTCGAAGCTGTTACGGCGGACCCGGCAGTGGTAGATCCGGCGGCAGTAAACGCCCCTGATGTCACAGAGACGAGCAACGAAAGTGGCATTACGGTCGAGTCGATCGACGCCAACCCGATTCTGGAAAAATATGTCGGTGCCGATTACTACGGCCAGATCCAATCTTCGAGCGTTAAGGTAAAGCTGTCGGATGGCACCGAGACCTCGGCGTATGTTGATTGGGACGAAAAGTCGCAGACGGCATTTGATACGGCGACGGAGGAATCCGAAGTCCCCATTACCGGACAGATTACCGGCGTTAGCGTGAACAACAACTGGATCACGCTCGCGGAGCCGTACGAAGTGAGCGGTGTACTTAAGGTGTACGTTCCCCGTTCAACCAGTAATGGCTCATGGGTATGGACTGCAGCTAGTATTGCTCCCGCGCTTCCGTCCAGCATTTCGGTCAATTATTCAAATGGTCAATCTTATACATGCCCTGTTGAGTGGAATGAGATCTCGGCTGATCAGTACCAAAAGGAAGGAACCTTTGTTGTCGAGGGACATTTGAAGAGCTATCCCTCTATGCTCGCACAGTGCACGGTCGCAGTCCGCTCTGTTAAGAGCGTCCAGACCGAGTTGACGTGTACGACCCTAACTGGTGAGGTCCCGTCTCTGCCGTATTCTGCTTCGGTTGTCTTTGATAGCGGGGCCACCGAGCAGATCCCGGTGTCTTGGGATTCTTTCGACGCGTCGCTTTACTCTAAGGTGGGCTCGTTTACGGTTAAAGGTAAACTAAACGGTTTTGATTACCGTGAGGTTACCTGCACCGTTACCGTCAAAGATCCTAAGGACGTACTCGATCTTAATTCTCTGAGGTTCGAGCGCGTGGTCGGCGACATTTCTCCTCTTAGCACGTATGTCTATTTCCCGTTTACGCAGTCAAATAACACTACATACACCCAAGGTTATCAGGTTAACTGGGACAACGCCGACGTGTCTCAATTCCAAAAGGCAGGCACCTATACGGTCACGGGCACGCTTGTGACATATAACGAATCTTCAGCCGCTAATGGCCTAAAGGTAACTGCTCAGGTCGAGGTCAAAGAAGTTGCCTCTATCGACGCTCTTGCTCCCGTTAACACGCCCGTCGGCGTACGTCCTACAACGGGCGGCGGTCTTCCCTACAGCGTTGAGGTTGCATTCACCGACGGTACAAAGAAGCAGTGCAACATTGCGTGGGACCCTATTTTGGACACGCAGGTGGCAAGTGAGGGATCGTTTAAGCTTTCCGGTTCGCTGTCGTATTGGACCAATACCTCATCTTCATCGTCTACTCAGGTGGAGCTGGGTGACAGCAACCGAGTCACGGCGACCATCTCCGTCCGCGCCCTGCAGATGCCTTCCTCGACATCGACAAGCACGCTTATCGGTTGCCAGCCTAATATGCCGGGTTCAATCGAGGCCACGATGTGGAATGGCTCGCGAGGCAATTTCCCCGTTCAGTGGTCGACGATTAGTCAGGACGCCCTAAAGAACCTTGGCCAGATTACGGTTAGCGGATATTTTACCGGCTCTAACATTCCGGCTACGGCGACGGTCAACGTCTGCGATCTCGAGGACAGCAACATCGGCAAGATTGCTTATGTTCCCGGCGCCGGACTTCTGGCTCCGCGCTACACATCCACGCTGTATTTGTCGGATGGCAGCTCGTTCTATCCCCAGTATTCGTCGGGGCAGCCTTATAGCTGGGATGAGTTTCCTCAAGAACTGCTGGACGGCAAGCCTGGCGAGTACGAAATTACCGGTACTATCACTGGCTCGCTGGCGAAGGTCAACGCGATCGCGGTGTGCAGTGAGGTCAAGGGCGTCAATAACTATAGCGAGAATGGCGTGACGCTTGGGCAGTCGTACGAGGACTGGCGCGTTATTTACCCCGGTGAGGAAGTCAATCTGGACTACTTCTACGTGTCCGGCGTATTGCAGGATGGAACGACTTTTGACAGTCTCGGCGTCAACTGGGATACCTACGATAGGTGCCCCCAGAAGGACTGCACGATTACCGGAACGGTCGCCGGAACGAATATCCCCGTGAAAGTGCACGTCATCGTGACTAAAAACTGGGAGGCTCAGCCACAAACCATTACAGTGCTCAAGGGCAGCGACGGCACCGCCATGCTTCCCGGCTATGTCGAACTTATCAGCCCCGATGCGGCAGAACATCCGGACTATTCGCACAAATACGCCGAGACCAAGTGGAACACGAAGGGCTTCGATTGGACCCAGGGCGGCGTGGTACGCGGCACTGCAACAATTAGCTTTAATGCAGGGTACGGCATGCAGACTGTCGACGTTCCGATTACTGCCACCGTTAAGATCGCGAGTAAGGCAACCTCGGTTCAGGGCGGAACCATATGGACCGTCCCCGGCACCAAGCCGATGCTGCCGGAATACCTTGAGGTTCGATACGACAACGATGTGTCTTCTGAGCCCCAGCGCGAAAAGGTCACATGGGACCGTGTCGCCGAAGACGCTTATGCCAAGGACGGTTCGTTTAAGGTGAAGGGCAAGCTCCAAGGTGGTGCCGAGGCGACAATCACTGTTGACGTCTGTTCCGTCATCTCCGTTGCCGTTCCTGAGCGCATTAATACGGCCAGCGGTGTTTTCCCCGAGCTGCCGTGGAATGTCTCGGTTGCCACGAGTGACGGCAAAACTCATAATGCCCAGGTTCAATGGGATTACGTTCGTCCCTCGGTTTATACCGGAGAGCCGGGTCAGGTCACGACAGTGTCTGGCACGCTGTTTGCAAGCGGCCTCGACGGATACAGTGACGGCACTAACACCGGTCTCACTGTTCAGACCAAGATCGTTATCCAAGGCGTTGAGAAGGCAATCGATAACGGCGAGACCGCAGTGACCACCAAGGCGGGCACTGCGCCTGCTATGCCGTCCAAGATTGCGGTCGAGATGAGCGACGGCTCCGTTTCGACGGCGGCTATTGATTGGGATCCGATCGCGCCCGAGAAGTACGAGCGGCCTGGCACGTTCTATGTGACGGGCCATGTGGTCGGCTTTGATGCCGCTGCTGTTATGGCGCTGCTTGACGATGACGGCCAAAAGGTCGGCGTGGATGAGAACGGCAACGTGACCGCCAAGGTGACGGTTGCCGACAAGAAGGCGAAGAAGGTTGCGTTGCAGCCCGAGGCAGTCGTGGTCAACACCACGGTCGGATCGATGCTGGAGCTGCCAGATGCCGTGTCCGTATATTTCTCGGATGGCTCAGCGCGGGATACTCGGGGCAGTTTGGGCGGCATCGAGATCGAAAAGTGGACCGACACCGACGGCATCGACCTCTCCAAGCCGCTCGCCAAGAAAGGTACGTATAAACTCGTCGGCAAGCTCAAGGATGTCGACAATGTCAACGCTATCGTGTACGTCAACGTCTCCGAGGCGCCGCGAACCATCACCAAGCTCGAGGCCAAGTCGTTTAGCGTTGCCAGTGGTACGTCCAAACAGGAACTGTACGCCCAGATGCCCAAGCAGGTTGTTGCGACCTATTCCGATGGCTCGACCGATCTGCTTGACATTGACGTTTGGGATCTTTCTAACGTCACGGACAAGCTGCTCAACGAAACCGGCACCGTGGAGATCACGGGCACGGTTAAGCTCAACGGCGCTAAGGTGACCTGCAATGTGACCGTGGTGGATCAGGAGGCCCAGACGCCCGACTACGTTGAGCCGATCGATGTTATTGAGATTGCGGACAATGCCAAGGTCAGCGACCTTATGGATAAGCTGCCGTCCAAGGTGACGGTTGTCATGAAGGACGGCAAGACCAAGAAAGAGACGCCCGTTAAGTGGTCTCAGGTCGACAGCCTGGGCCGTGCCGGCACCGAGTTTGAGGTCACGGGTCTAACGGACAACGGCATGACCGTAAAGGCTCAGGTCAAGGTGACGGCGCATATCGTGGATTTTGATACCGTTGACGAGATTGAGGTCGAGCGCGATACCAAGGCGGCTGATGCGTTGGCCAAGCTGCCCGCCACGGTCACGGCGTTCTACTCTGACGATACCGATTCCGAAGCCAAGGTAGCGTGGGATACCAAGGGTCTCTCCGACAAGGACTTTGCCAAGGAAGGTGAAGTTACGGTTAAGGGCACGGTTGCCGGCACGGATCAGAAGGCGGAGTGCACCATCAAGGTCGTCAAACCGCTTCGTGAGATTCCTGATCACCTGGCTGGTACGGTTGACGCTGTGACGCTCGACGACGGGGCGAAGCCCGAGGCTGTTGTGGCCGCCCTGCCCAAGACCGTGAAGGTCGCCATGAAAGACGGATCCGAGGTCGATTCGAAGATCGATTGGACTGCTCCCAAGGACGCCGTCACCATTAAGAATGACGGTACAAGCTTTGTCGTTACGGGCAAAACCTCAGTTGGCGGCTTTGAGGTAAAGGCTACGGTCAACCTGGTGCCGGTCGTTGAGAGCGTCGCTGACATCAAGCTTTCGGTTGCTCGCAACACTGCCGCCGACGACATTGCCTTGCCCACCCAGGTGACGCTTAACATGTCTGATGGCTCGACGAAGGCCGCTGCCGTCACGTGGGATAAGACCCCGCTCACGGCAGATGCCTTGGGCAAGCTGGGTGACATCGCACTTGAAGGCGCGGTCGAGGGCTCTTCGGTCAAGGCCAAGTGCACGGTGATGGTTGTTAAGAGCGATGCCGAGATTCCGGCGTCCGTTGAGCCTGTCGAGGGCGTTAGCGTTCCCGAGGGCGCATCGGCCGATGCCGTGCGAGATGCGCTCAAGGGCGTGAAGGCGACCGTTCGCATGAAGGACGGCAAGACGACGGCGGAGTCCGAGATCACTTGGACTGAGGTTCCTGCCGCGGCCGACACGTACGGCAACAGCGTCGTCGCCAAGGGCGTGACGGTGAACGGCAACCTGTCTGTCGAAGTTGTCGTCACCTCCACGACGACGATCAATAAGGTAGCCGAGGTACCGCAGATTACGGTCGAGCGCGATGCCAAGGCCGACACCGTGACGGGACAGCTGCCCAAGAAGGTTGCCGTGACGTACTCCGATGGCCACACGGATGAGGCGGCGGTCACATGGAATACGGATGGCCTGGACAAGCAGCTTGCCGCTGTCGGCGAACACACGATCGAGGGGTCAGTTGAGGGCACGACGCTCAAGGCGGCCTGTAAGCTGGTCGTCGAGACGCCGGCAAGCGAGATTCCCGTGAGGCCTGCGACGTTCGCTCCCGTTGAGGTGTTTGAGGCAAGCTCTGCCGACGATGTGCTCAAGGCGCTGCCCAAGAAGGTCTCCGTGATGATGAAGGACGGCAGCCAGGAGGACTACGACGTCGATTGGGAGAATGTTCCCGCACTGGATTGGGGTGCCGATGATGTGACCGTGGGCGGTAAGGTTCGCGGTACGGAGCTTACGGTCAGCTGTATGGTACGCGTTAAGCCGCGCCCGGCAGCCAGCGGGCTTGTTATCGTTGACCAAAACGGCAAGGCTACGACTGCCGAGACCATGCTCAAGGTAGAGCGCGGCAAGGAGATTGACCTTGCTGCCGCGGCGCGCAATGCTGCCGATGGCGCGCTGCTGCGTGGAACCGTGACGTGGACCTCGTCCGACCCGACGATCGCTACGGTCGAGAACGGTAAGGTCAAGGCCCTCAAGAACGGAACCGTCGTCATTACCGCGACGATGCCCGTTGACGGCGATGCCGCGGCGATTGCGACGCTTGCCGAGGATGGCGCTACGGAGACGCCAGCGCCTCAACAGCTCACCGCTTCGGTTACCGTCGAGGTTGTTGAGCCTGCTGTCGTGCAGAAGCCGACGGGCGGCAAGGATAACGGTGCCAAGCCCGATGCTAAGGATCCTTCGGGCAAGAAGAATGGCAAGAAGGCCGCTAAGGGAAGCCTGGCCGAGACGGGCGACAATACTGCTGTGACCGTCGCGGCGCTTGGCGGAACCGGCCTGCTGGCTCTTATCGCCGCAGCGATCGAAAAGCTGCGTCATCGCGCGGAGTAA
- a CDS encoding IS256 family transposase, producing the protein MSANIVSVDEESLRNDIKNLVRKTVEETLNALLDEEASELVGAERYERTAGREAYRSGHYTRRLVTGAGEVELSVPKLRGATFQTAVIERYRRRETSVEEAIVEMYLAGVSTRRIEDVSELLWGAPVSSGTVSNLNERAFASIETWRQRPLEGGYPYVFVDGIYLKRSWGGSYENVAVLVAIGVNSAGDREVIGCSEGYTESAESWREFFSWLKGRGLSGVRLVTGDKCAGMLGALEEVFPGARYQRCTVHFYRNVLGRVPVTRRKAAARMLKAIHAQESREACARKAEEVAEELESMRLGAAARTVRDGFAETLAYTEFPPEHWRRIRTNNGIERINREIRRRTRVVGTFPDGNSALMLVTARLKYIVEHEWGKRRYLDMSKLEEMDELRGKAEG; encoded by the coding sequence GTGTCTGCGAACATCGTATCAGTCGACGAGGAGTCGCTGCGCAACGACATAAAGAATCTGGTGAGGAAGACCGTCGAGGAGACGCTCAACGCACTGCTCGACGAGGAGGCGTCCGAGCTCGTCGGGGCCGAGCGCTACGAGAGGACGGCGGGCCGGGAGGCCTACCGCAGCGGCCACTACACGAGGAGGCTCGTCACGGGCGCCGGGGAAGTCGAGCTCAGCGTGCCGAAGCTCCGCGGGGCGACCTTCCAGACGGCCGTCATCGAGCGCTACCGCAGGCGCGAGACCTCGGTCGAGGAGGCCATCGTCGAGATGTACCTGGCGGGCGTCTCCACCAGGAGGATCGAGGACGTCTCCGAGCTCCTGTGGGGAGCGCCGGTGTCCTCCGGCACCGTCTCCAACCTCAACGAGAGGGCCTTCGCGTCCATCGAGACATGGCGGCAGAGGCCGCTCGAGGGCGGCTACCCCTACGTCTTCGTCGACGGTATCTACCTCAAGCGCAGCTGGGGAGGGTCCTACGAGAACGTGGCCGTGCTGGTCGCCATCGGCGTCAACTCCGCCGGCGACCGGGAGGTCATCGGCTGCTCCGAGGGGTACACCGAGTCCGCGGAGTCCTGGCGCGAATTCTTCTCCTGGCTCAAGGGACGCGGGCTCTCCGGCGTACGGCTCGTCACCGGCGACAAGTGCGCGGGGATGCTCGGTGCGCTCGAGGAGGTGTTCCCCGGGGCCCGCTACCAGCGCTGCACGGTGCATTTCTACCGCAACGTGCTGGGAAGGGTTCCCGTGACCAGGCGGAAGGCCGCGGCGCGCATGCTGAAGGCGATCCACGCGCAGGAATCGCGCGAGGCATGCGCCAGAAAAGCCGAGGAGGTGGCGGAGGAGCTGGAATCGATGAGGCTCGGGGCGGCCGCGAGGACGGTGCGCGACGGGTTCGCCGAGACGCTTGCCTACACGGAATTCCCACCGGAGCACTGGCGCCGGATCAGGACGAACAACGGGATCGAGCGCATCAACCGCGAGATCAGGAGGAGGACGAGGGTCGTCGGGACCTTCCCAGACGGCAATTCGGCTCTGATGTTGGTGACGGCGAGGCTGAAGTACATAGTGGAGCACGAGTGGGGCAAGAGGAGGTACTTGGACATGTCGAAGCTGGAGGAGATGGACGAGCTGAGGGGAAAGGCGGAGGGCTAG
- a CDS encoding M24 family metallopeptidase: MAHVDDKRVARVLDALEAQHPGAQLLVNDPWSIYYLTGFYADMFERFCGVLLARGAEPVILVNALHQLPEYDNARVAYHTDTDIVADAIAREVDPTKPLGIDTVMRSGFLMPLMERHAASEFFLGDFAVTAARTHKDAAEQELMRASSAANDAVMADAIKLVHEGVTEREIADQMLGLYRKHDCEGFSFPPIVSFGANAGDPHHEPDDTVLKRGDVVLFDIGGRHRNYCSDMTRTFFWGEPDEETARIYDIVRRANEAAEALIAPGVRMCDLDRAARNVIEDAGYGQYFTHRLGHSIGLQDHEPGDVSLVNEQVVEPGMTFSIEPGIYLPGHTGVRIEDLALVNENGVEILNAYPHDPLRLD, from the coding sequence ATGGCACATGTCGATGACAAGCGTGTGGCGCGCGTGCTCGATGCGCTCGAGGCTCAGCACCCCGGCGCACAGCTGCTCGTAAACGACCCGTGGTCGATCTACTACCTGACCGGCTTTTATGCCGATATGTTCGAGCGTTTTTGCGGCGTGTTGCTCGCGCGTGGTGCCGAGCCGGTGATCTTGGTTAACGCGCTGCATCAGCTGCCCGAGTACGACAATGCCCGCGTTGCCTACCACACCGATACCGATATCGTGGCCGACGCCATCGCTCGCGAGGTCGATCCGACCAAGCCGCTCGGCATCGACACCGTCATGCGCTCAGGCTTTTTGATGCCGCTCATGGAACGTCATGCCGCCAGCGAGTTTTTCCTAGGCGATTTTGCCGTCACCGCCGCGCGCACCCACAAGGATGCCGCCGAGCAGGAGCTCATGCGCGCGTCCTCGGCCGCTAACGACGCCGTGATGGCCGACGCCATCAAGCTCGTCCACGAAGGCGTGACGGAGCGCGAGATTGCCGACCAGATGCTCGGCCTGTATCGCAAGCATGACTGCGAGGGATTTAGCTTTCCGCCCATCGTAAGCTTTGGCGCAAACGCCGGCGACCCGCACCACGAGCCCGACGATACGGTACTCAAGCGCGGCGACGTGGTGCTGTTCGACATTGGCGGGCGCCATCGCAACTACTGCTCGGACATGACACGCACGTTCTTTTGGGGCGAGCCGGACGAGGAGACCGCGCGCATCTACGACATCGTGCGCCGCGCCAACGAGGCCGCCGAAGCACTCATCGCCCCGGGCGTGCGCATGTGCGACCTGGACCGTGCCGCGCGCAACGTGATTGAGGATGCAGGCTATGGGCAGTACTTTACGCACCGCCTGGGGCACTCGATCGGCCTGCAAGACCACGAGCCGGGGGATGTCTCGCTCGTCAACGAGCAGGTCGTAGAGCCAGGCATGACCTTCTCCATCGAACCGGGCATCTACCTCCCCGGCCACACCGGCGTCCGCATCGAGGACCTAGCCCTGGTGAACGAGAACGGCGTCGAGATTCTCAACGCCTACCCCCACGATCCGCTCCGCCTAGACTAG
- a CDS encoding DUF1667 domain-containing protein, with amino-acid sequence MSNNAIDTLQFNCTTCPSECLLTVEVKRDANGSVVEVRSVTGNSCPRSDKFAHQELTCPMRVLTTTVAVSGGDEALLPVRTAEAIPLALHAQAINLIRGLVVNAPIRMGDVVLENLLDTDIDLIASMDIDRV; translated from the coding sequence ATGAGCAATAACGCAATCGATACGCTGCAGTTCAACTGCACCACCTGCCCATCCGAGTGCCTCCTAACCGTGGAGGTCAAGCGTGATGCCAATGGCTCCGTGGTAGAGGTCCGCTCCGTGACCGGCAACAGCTGCCCGCGCAGTGATAAGTTCGCACACCAGGAACTCACCTGCCCCATGCGCGTGCTCACCACAACTGTGGCCGTATCCGGCGGCGACGAGGCGCTGCTGCCCGTGCGCACGGCCGAAGCCATCCCGCTGGCACTCCACGCCCAGGCCATAAACCTCATCCGAGGCCTAGTCGTCAACGCCCCCATCCGCATGGGCGACGTCGTGCTAGAGAACCTCCTAGACACCGACATCGACCTCATCGCCAGCATGGACATCGACCGAGTCTAA
- a CDS encoding NAD(P)/FAD-dependent oxidoreductase, whose protein sequence is MATDIEMDAERDAEIAAAGAVPTQAFDVVVIGGGPAGMAAALAAHKAGARVAIVERERHMGGILRQCIHPGFGLSHFKQELTGPEYAQRFIDQVREADIALFLDSMVIGVDGGSGAADAGNAAIHTVMLMSATGMLQLTGRAVVLAMGCRERTRSEIKIPGSRPAGVFTAGLAQRYINIENLKPGSRAVILGSGDIGLIMARRCTLEGISVEGVYELMPYANGLRRNVKNCLDDFGIPLHLSTTVTRVIGHDRVEAVEVSQVDEHQAPIPGTERVVPCDTLLLSVGLIPENELSVGAGVELDPRTRGAVVDQSLQTGVPGIFACGNVLHVHDLADNVTTESERAGAAAAAWALSSGTGAGTDAVSASCELAVSPAGIAGYALPGRITAAALTKVNFRVRRPVDAARVRLLVNGEELFAGKVRPFKPSVMESFPLTAKVIQRALDLGASEIVLSVDPIEEA, encoded by the coding sequence ATGGCGACGGATATCGAGATGGACGCTGAACGCGACGCCGAGATTGCTGCCGCGGGCGCCGTGCCGACGCAGGCCTTCGACGTGGTCGTTATCGGCGGCGGACCTGCCGGTATGGCAGCCGCGCTTGCCGCTCACAAGGCCGGCGCGCGGGTGGCCATTGTGGAGCGCGAGCGGCACATGGGCGGAATCCTCCGCCAGTGCATTCACCCGGGCTTTGGTCTGTCGCACTTTAAGCAGGAACTCACCGGCCCCGAATACGCGCAGCGGTTTATCGACCAGGTGCGCGAAGCCGACATTGCGCTGTTCTTGGACAGCATGGTGATTGGGGTTGACGGGGGTTCAGGCGCAGCGGACGCAGGCAACGCCGCGATCCACACCGTCATGCTCATGAGCGCCACCGGCATGTTGCAACTCACCGGGCGCGCGGTCGTCCTTGCCATGGGTTGCCGTGAGCGCACCCGCAGCGAGATCAAGATTCCCGGCAGCCGGCCCGCCGGCGTGTTTACGGCAGGCTTGGCGCAGCGATACATCAATATCGAAAACCTCAAACCCGGCTCGCGCGCCGTCATTTTGGGCTCGGGTGACATCGGGCTGATCATGGCACGCCGCTGCACGCTCGAGGGGATTTCGGTCGAAGGCGTGTACGAGCTCATGCCGTACGCCAACGGCCTGCGTCGCAACGTGAAGAACTGCCTGGACGATTTTGGCATTCCGCTGCATCTGTCGACCACCGTCACGCGCGTGATCGGGCACGACCGCGTGGAGGCCGTCGAGGTAAGCCAAGTCGACGAGCACCAGGCGCCCATTCCGGGGACCGAGCGCGTCGTCCCGTGTGACACGCTGCTGCTTTCGGTGGGGTTGATTCCCGAGAACGAGCTTTCGGTGGGCGCCGGCGTTGAGTTGGATCCCCGCACGCGCGGTGCCGTGGTGGACCAGAGCCTGCAGACGGGCGTGCCGGGCATCTTTGCCTGCGGCAACGTGCTGCACGTGCACGACCTGGCAGACAATGTGACGACCGAGTCCGAGCGCGCCGGCGCGGCTGCGGCGGCATGGGCGTTGAGTAGCGGCACGGGCGCTGGGACGGACGCCGTGAGCGCGAGCTGCGAGCTCGCGGTCTCCCCCGCCGGCATTGCCGGCTACGCACTGCCGGGACGCATCACGGCCGCGGCGCTCACCAAGGTCAACTTCCGCGTGCGCCGGCCAGTCGATGCCGCCCGAGTGCGCCTCCTGGTTAACGGCGAAGAATTATTTGCCGGCAAAGTCCGTCCGTTTAAGCCAAGCGTAATGGAAAGCTTCCCGCTGACGGCAAAGGTGATTCAACGCGCACTCGACCTGGGTGCCAGCGAGATTGTCCTGTCCGTCGATCCCATCGAGGAGGCATAG